A region of Pyxidicoccus parkwaysis DNA encodes the following proteins:
- a CDS encoding C-type lectin domain-containing protein produces the protein MDPASPLPEPGVQSASLSSTDLCAPAPAASITSGDTVYYRYSTARTWAAAKADCTAMGGRLAVPMSDSGNEAIHSITGGELTYIGLSQLSGQTSTSAGWQTVEGDTPTYLHWASGEPNDGGGHPEAGIQQCARMWADSGYWDDVKCANTSQYVCEFGSTPVSCGGGATCGIASGASTYRCQCPTGQRYDVALQTCIGGPLTIEVNSLNVDQAASGNLFVNFPLKARVGLKGTGSTNSFVVSLGLMQKPSGPNPTQAELESLQSCLVGGTRVTLTGDSSQQYVDITGIVPPECLGGDPQRAANFFVLLDGADEFTTEENKWLVYNEKEATTTVGQRCKTKDPVTGVERTGCVINVTVRPPPGTDVELKQATPDSSVVVLDSEAPPADVNAGAGEAPRPLFIANLTVAAFGRDFDEAGSSTLPGTVDFAYDIIAQPDTGNVGWKRLNANPEALHAPINTVKPGEDLQFDARLHPTPEFRTLTSPGGPWAAATDFQVRACAMVPFPERGDPMVAGQNGTANNCKVFTVRLVRGSHTSNLASSLDVTKTYSNAWGSSSTIQLGLSGGSTNTFNLTGAYTDNDATVSLKGFFGSFDLAQAWGDASATVSPAVASMDTGFKVFGVSLLSYSKSAGSVTYTYDKSYAKEKCLTYTYGVVVASINISGCFSATAGFDMGVTASTTSISAQVRPYVNASLSVSGTLNLTIYKATLSASVTILGFNTSDSDGVNAKLYLVVNSTNPVKLTVAYDADAVFRISTLDGSIDLTIEQLEANWCKKKKWGITFYYVCWGYDTLAEYNLFSYDGYAFTSTLLDRSGSAITLQ, from the coding sequence GTGGACCCCGCGTCTCCCCTTCCCGAGCCGGGCGTGCAGAGCGCGTCGCTCAGCTCCACGGACTTGTGCGCCCCGGCGCCGGCCGCGAGCATCACCAGCGGCGACACGGTGTACTACCGCTACTCCACCGCGCGGACGTGGGCGGCCGCGAAGGCGGACTGCACGGCGATGGGCGGCCGGCTCGCCGTGCCGATGAGCGACAGCGGCAACGAGGCCATCCACTCCATCACCGGCGGCGAGCTGACGTACATCGGCCTGTCGCAGCTCAGCGGGCAGACGAGCACCTCCGCCGGCTGGCAGACGGTGGAGGGCGACACGCCCACCTACCTCCACTGGGCCTCGGGCGAGCCGAACGACGGCGGAGGTCATCCCGAGGCCGGCATCCAGCAATGCGCCCGCATGTGGGCGGACAGCGGCTACTGGGACGACGTGAAGTGCGCCAACACCAGCCAGTACGTGTGCGAGTTCGGCTCGACGCCCGTCTCGTGCGGCGGCGGTGCCACGTGCGGCATTGCCTCCGGGGCCAGCACGTACCGGTGCCAGTGCCCGACGGGCCAGCGCTATGACGTGGCGCTTCAGACCTGCATCGGCGGTCCGCTCACCATCGAGGTGAACAGCCTCAACGTGGACCAGGCCGCGAGCGGCAACCTCTTCGTCAACTTCCCCCTCAAGGCGCGGGTGGGCCTGAAGGGCACGGGCAGCACCAACAGCTTCGTCGTCTCGCTGGGCCTGATGCAGAAGCCGAGCGGCCCCAACCCCACGCAGGCGGAACTGGAGAGCCTCCAGAGCTGCCTGGTGGGCGGCACGCGCGTCACCCTGACGGGCGACAGCAGCCAGCAGTACGTGGACATCACGGGCATCGTCCCGCCCGAGTGCCTGGGGGGAGACCCGCAGCGCGCCGCCAACTTCTTCGTCCTGCTCGACGGCGCGGACGAGTTCACCACCGAGGAGAACAAGTGGCTCGTCTACAACGAGAAGGAAGCCACGACGACGGTGGGCCAGCGTTGCAAGACGAAGGACCCGGTGACGGGCGTGGAGCGCACGGGCTGCGTCATCAACGTCACCGTGCGCCCGCCGCCGGGCACGGACGTGGAATTGAAGCAGGCCACGCCGGACTCGTCCGTGGTGGTGCTGGACTCGGAAGCGCCGCCCGCGGACGTGAACGCGGGCGCGGGCGAGGCGCCCCGTCCGCTCTTCATCGCCAACCTCACCGTGGCGGCCTTCGGCCGTGACTTCGACGAGGCGGGCTCGTCCACGCTGCCAGGCACGGTGGACTTCGCGTACGACATCATCGCGCAGCCGGACACGGGCAACGTCGGCTGGAAGCGGCTGAACGCCAACCCCGAGGCGCTGCACGCCCCCATCAACACCGTGAAGCCGGGCGAGGACCTCCAGTTCGACGCGCGGCTGCACCCCACTCCGGAGTTCCGCACGCTGACCAGCCCCGGCGGCCCGTGGGCGGCGGCCACCGACTTCCAGGTGCGCGCCTGCGCCATGGTGCCCTTCCCCGAGCGCGGTGACCCGATGGTGGCCGGGCAGAACGGCACCGCGAACAACTGCAAGGTGTTCACCGTGCGGCTGGTGCGCGGCAGCCACACGTCGAACCTGGCCTCGTCGCTGGACGTGACGAAGACGTACAGCAACGCGTGGGGCTCCTCGAGCACGATTCAGCTCGGTCTGTCCGGCGGCTCGACGAACACGTTCAACCTGACGGGCGCGTACACGGACAACGACGCGACGGTGTCCCTCAAGGGCTTCTTCGGTAGCTTCGACCTGGCGCAGGCGTGGGGTGATGCGTCCGCCACGGTGTCGCCGGCCGTCGCGTCCATGGACACGGGCTTCAAGGTGTTCGGCGTGTCGCTGCTGAGCTACAGCAAATCCGCGGGCTCGGTGACGTACACGTACGACAAGAGCTACGCGAAGGAGAAGTGCCTCACGTACACGTATGGCGTGGTGGTGGCCTCTATCAACATCTCGGGGTGCTTCAGCGCGACGGCCGGCTTCGACATGGGCGTCACCGCGTCCACCACGAGCATCTCCGCGCAGGTCCGTCCGTACGTGAATGCCAGCCTCAGCGTGAGCGGCACGCTGAACCTCACCATCTACAAGGCGACGCTGTCCGCATCCGTCACCATCCTCGGCTTCAACACCAGCGACAGCGATGGCGTGAACGCGAAGCTGTACCTGGTGGTGAACAGCACCAACCCGGTGAAGCTCACGGTGGCGTACGACGCGGACGCGGTGTTCCGCATCTCCACGCTCGACGGGAGCATCGACCTGACCATCGAGCAGCTCGAGGCCAACTGGTGCAAGAAGAAGAAGTGGGGCATCACCTTCTATTACGTGTGCTGGGGCTACGACACGTTGGCTGAGTACAACCTGTTCAGCTACGACGGCTACGCGTTCACCTCGACGCTGTTGGACCGCAGCGGCTCGGCCATCACCCTGCAGTAA
- a CDS encoding MFS transporter, producing the protein MAALVDDASPSHSVFRHRDFRVYQIARLCAVLAAQIESVSIGWQIYELTGSALALGYTGLAQFLPFLAFSLLGGQVADRVDRRTILAVCQSVMLLCSLLLLSFTLGHIRDVRFVYGVLVLFGAARAFYAPAGSALTPHLVPREELTKAVAVNSTTWQVATIAGPAVGGLVYGWLGAKGAYITSASLCALTVVWILSLKVRTGSASTEKLSFATLVAGLHFVRRQRLLLGSITLDLFAVLLGGAVALLPIYARDVLHTGPLGLGLLRGAPAMGAAVVAVFLAVRPVGERAGWKMFIAVAIFGAATFVFGVSRSLPLSLVALAVAGAADMISVVVRHTLELVSTPDDMRGRVGAVNMMCIGASNELGEFRAGALAEAVGAVHAVVIGAVGTVVVVALWAWLFPELRNVNRLDTVQK; encoded by the coding sequence ATGGCCGCCCTCGTTGACGACGCCTCCCCTTCCCACTCGGTCTTCCGCCATCGCGACTTCCGCGTGTACCAGATTGCACGGCTGTGCGCGGTGCTCGCCGCGCAGATTGAGTCCGTGTCCATCGGCTGGCAGATATACGAGCTGACCGGGAGCGCGCTGGCGCTCGGCTACACGGGCCTGGCCCAGTTCCTCCCCTTCCTCGCCTTCAGCCTGCTGGGCGGACAGGTGGCCGACCGGGTGGACCGGCGCACCATCCTCGCGGTGTGCCAGTCGGTGATGCTGCTGTGCAGCCTGCTGCTGCTGTCCTTCACGCTGGGGCACATCCGCGACGTGCGCTTCGTCTACGGCGTGCTGGTGCTCTTCGGCGCGGCGCGCGCCTTCTACGCGCCCGCGGGCTCCGCGCTCACGCCGCACCTGGTGCCGCGCGAGGAATTGACGAAGGCGGTGGCCGTCAACTCCACCACGTGGCAGGTGGCCACCATCGCCGGCCCGGCGGTGGGCGGTCTCGTCTACGGGTGGCTGGGCGCCAAGGGGGCCTACATCACCTCGGCCTCGCTGTGCGCGCTCACGGTGGTGTGGATTCTCTCGCTGAAGGTGCGCACGGGCAGCGCGTCCACGGAGAAGCTGTCCTTCGCCACGCTGGTGGCGGGCCTCCATTTCGTGCGCCGGCAGCGGCTGCTCCTGGGGAGCATCACCCTGGACCTGTTCGCGGTTCTGCTGGGCGGCGCGGTGGCGCTGCTGCCCATCTACGCGCGGGACGTGTTGCACACGGGCCCCTTGGGCCTGGGGCTCTTGCGCGGTGCTCCGGCCATGGGCGCCGCGGTGGTGGCGGTGTTCCTCGCGGTTCGGCCGGTGGGTGAGCGCGCCGGGTGGAAGATGTTCATCGCGGTGGCCATCTTCGGCGCGGCCACGTTCGTGTTCGGCGTGAGCCGCTCGCTGCCGCTGTCGCTGGTGGCCCTGGCGGTGGCGGGCGCGGCGGACATGATCAGCGTGGTGGTGCGGCACACGCTGGAGCTGGTGTCCACGCCGGACGACATGCGCGGCCGCGTGGGCGCGGTGAACATGATGTGCATCGGCGCTTCCAACGAGCTGGGCGAGTTCCGCGCGGGAGCCCTGGCCGAAGCCGTGGGCGCCGTCCACGCGGTGGTGATTGGCGCGGTGGGCACCGTGGTGGTGGTGGCGCTCTGGGCGTGGCTGTTCCCTGAGTTGCGCAACGTGAACCGCCTGGACACCGTCCAGAAGTAG
- a CDS encoding sensor histidine kinase, which produces MHELQQIINRQRRMDALQRTALLDSPAEEAFDRLTRLTTRALHVPVSLVTLLDKDRQFFKSCSGLPPPWCDVRQTPLTHSFCIHVVATRQPLVIEDARKDPMLRENLAVDQLGVVAYAGYPLKTPSGEVLGTLCAIDTGPRAWTKDDLAILEDLATSAMTEIELRATRELEGQARAAEAARASAEAARQRFALLAELSGALAEQPDLGRALTLAVRLSVPLVADGCVLDLLQEDGRMQREAVAHQDPREEQRLRNATDPPCLLGAEPGDSPELAGHLRLGDPTGSCMRLPLMGRGRVLGAISFSTIPPRRLGDTEVELARDVARRVALAVDNSRLHQELIEAVHARDTFLTIASHELRTPLTTLRLQSQSLLRITHGEKKCPPEQLASRAEVIARQVERLGHLVDEVLDIARVREGRLPYHLEELDLSEVVRDVAIRFREELARSGSTLVLRTEGSARGRWDRIRLEQVVTNLLANAIKYGRGRPIHLLVTGDERFARLIVRDEGIGIAEVDHLRIFERFERAVSEQHYGGLGLGLWIVREILSGMGGTIAVHSKPGLGSSFTVELPRQPVVVAPTPVLH; this is translated from the coding sequence GTGCACGAGCTCCAGCAGATCATCAACCGCCAGCGCCGGATGGATGCCCTGCAGCGCACGGCCCTGCTGGACAGTCCCGCCGAGGAGGCCTTCGACCGGTTGACGCGGCTGACGACACGGGCGCTGCACGTGCCCGTGTCGCTCGTCACGCTGCTCGACAAGGACCGGCAGTTCTTCAAGAGCTGCTCGGGCCTGCCTCCTCCCTGGTGTGATGTCCGGCAGACTCCGCTCACCCACTCCTTCTGCATCCACGTGGTGGCCACCCGCCAGCCGCTCGTCATCGAGGACGCCCGCAAGGACCCGATGCTGAGGGAGAACCTCGCGGTGGATCAGCTCGGCGTGGTGGCCTACGCCGGCTATCCGCTGAAGACCCCGAGCGGTGAAGTCCTCGGCACGCTGTGCGCCATCGACACCGGGCCGCGCGCCTGGACGAAGGATGACCTGGCCATCCTCGAGGACCTGGCGACCTCGGCGATGACGGAAATCGAGCTGCGCGCCACGCGCGAGTTGGAGGGACAGGCCCGGGCCGCGGAGGCCGCGCGAGCATCCGCCGAGGCCGCGCGCCAGCGCTTCGCCCTGCTGGCGGAGCTGAGCGGCGCGCTCGCGGAGCAGCCGGACCTGGGGCGCGCGCTCACCCTCGCGGTGCGCCTGTCGGTGCCGTTGGTGGCGGACGGCTGCGTCCTCGACCTCCTCCAGGAAGACGGCCGGATGCAGCGCGAGGCGGTGGCCCACCAGGACCCGCGCGAGGAGCAGCGGCTGCGCAACGCCACCGACCCACCCTGCCTCCTCGGCGCCGAGCCGGGTGACTCGCCGGAGCTGGCGGGCCACCTGAGACTGGGAGACCCGACGGGCTCCTGCATGCGCCTGCCGCTCATGGGCCGGGGCCGGGTGCTGGGCGCCATCAGCTTCTCCACCATTCCACCGCGCCGCCTCGGTGACACCGAGGTGGAGCTGGCGCGGGACGTGGCGCGCCGCGTGGCGCTGGCGGTGGACAACAGCCGCCTGCACCAGGAGCTCATCGAGGCCGTCCACGCGAGGGACACGTTCCTCACCATCGCCTCGCATGAGCTGCGCACGCCGCTGACGACGCTGCGGCTCCAGTCGCAGTCGCTGCTGCGCATCACCCACGGCGAGAAGAAGTGCCCGCCCGAGCAGCTCGCCTCCAGGGCGGAGGTCATCGCACGGCAGGTGGAGCGACTGGGGCACCTGGTGGACGAGGTGCTGGACATCGCCCGGGTGCGCGAGGGGCGCCTGCCCTATCACCTGGAGGAGCTGGACCTCTCGGAGGTGGTGCGCGACGTGGCCATCCGCTTCCGTGAGGAACTGGCGCGCAGCGGCAGCACGCTGGTGCTGCGCACCGAGGGCAGCGCGCGCGGCAGGTGGGACCGCATCCGCCTGGAGCAGGTGGTGACGAACCTGCTCGCCAACGCCATCAAGTACGGCAGGGGCCGCCCCATCCACCTCCTGGTGACGGGAGACGAGCGCTTCGCGCGCCTCATCGTCCGCGACGAGGGCATCGGCATCGCGGAGGTAGACCACCTGCGCATCTTCGAGCGCTTCGAGCGCGCCGTGTCCGAGCAGCACTATGGCGGCCTGGGGCTGGGGCTCTGGATCGTCCGCGAAATCCTCTCGGGGATGGGCGGCACCATCGCCGTCCACAGCAAGCCGGGGCTGGGCTCCTCCTTCACGGTGGAGCTTCCCCGACAGCCGGTGGTGGTGGCTCCCACGCCCGTCCTGCACTGA